In Hamadaea flava, a genomic segment contains:
- a CDS encoding arsenate reductase/protein-tyrosine-phosphatase family protein, which produces MPPFVVLHVCMGNICRSPMAERLLAHEVREAGGSDDVVHSHSAGTGGWHEGEEMNPPAARQVKARGADPADFAARKLRADHIDAADLILTATADQAEYVTALRPDAESRTFVLGEFGRLIGRVDLGELPPVGETPEDIQVRGEALVAAVNRVRGTAAPLHDDDLDDPWGRGDQTFSRVADEIEATVRPLAAALLNR; this is translated from the coding sequence CTGCCCCCGTTCGTCGTGCTGCACGTCTGCATGGGCAACATCTGCCGGTCGCCGATGGCGGAACGGCTGCTCGCCCACGAGGTACGCGAGGCGGGCGGCTCGGACGACGTCGTGCACTCGCACAGCGCGGGCACCGGCGGCTGGCACGAGGGCGAGGAGATGAACCCGCCCGCGGCCCGTCAGGTGAAGGCGCGCGGGGCGGACCCGGCCGACTTCGCGGCCCGGAAACTGCGGGCGGACCACATCGACGCGGCGGATCTCATCCTGACCGCGACGGCCGACCAGGCGGAGTACGTGACCGCGTTGCGGCCGGACGCGGAGAGCCGCACCTTCGTGCTGGGCGAGTTCGGCCGGCTGATCGGGCGCGTGGATCTCGGCGAGCTGCCGCCGGTCGGCGAGACTCCCGAGGACATCCAGGTACGCGGCGAGGCGCTCGTCGCGGCGGTCAACCGCGTACGCGGGACGGCGGCGCCGCTGCACGACGACGATCTCGACGATCCCTGGGGCCGGGGCGACCAGACGTTCTCCCGGGTCGCCGACGAGATCGAAGCCACCGTACGCCCGCTCGCAGCCGCCCTGCTCAACCGGTAG
- the atpA gene encoding F0F1 ATP synthase subunit alpha — translation MAELTISSEEIRGALERFVSSYTPEISREEVGIVTEAGDGIAKVEGLPSTMANELLEFADGTLGVAQNLDVREIGVVVLGPFEGIEEGQTVKRTGRVLSVPVGDKFLGRVVNPLGEPIDGLGEIENEGSRELEVQAPNVMVRKSVHESLATGIKAIDSMTPIGRGQRQLIIGDRKTGKTTIALDTIINQRANWESGDPKKQVRCIYVAIGQKASTIASVKGTLEQHGAMEYTTIVASPASDPAGFKYLAPYAGSAIGQHWMYAGKHVLIIFDDLSKQAEAYRAVSLLLRRPPGREAYPGDVFYLHSRLLERCAKLSDELGGGSMTGLPIIETKAGDISAFIPTNVISITDGQIFLEEGLFNSGVRPAINVGTSVSRVGGAAQEKPMRKVAGRLRLDLAQFRELEAFAAFASDLDKASRAQLDKGSRLVELLKQPAFSPYPAAEQTVSIWTGTEGKIDDVPVGEVRRFESEFLQYLRHSHASTLDTIAAGTWDDDVVAALDDAVVKFKGMFLATDDKVVVHDAPAEALEGEGAETVTRVVPTPKKK, via the coding sequence ATGGCCGAGCTGACCATCTCGTCCGAGGAGATCCGGGGAGCGCTGGAGCGCTTCGTCTCCTCGTACACACCGGAGATCTCCCGTGAGGAGGTCGGTATCGTCACCGAGGCCGGTGACGGTATCGCCAAGGTTGAGGGCCTGCCCTCGACCATGGCCAACGAGCTGCTGGAGTTCGCCGACGGCACCCTGGGTGTCGCGCAGAACCTCGACGTCCGGGAGATCGGTGTCGTCGTCCTCGGCCCGTTCGAGGGCATCGAGGAAGGCCAGACCGTCAAGCGGACCGGCCGGGTGCTCTCCGTCCCGGTCGGCGACAAGTTCCTCGGCCGGGTCGTCAACCCGCTGGGCGAGCCGATCGACGGCCTCGGCGAGATCGAGAACGAGGGCAGCCGCGAACTCGAGGTACAGGCCCCCAACGTCATGGTCCGCAAGAGCGTGCACGAGTCGCTCGCGACCGGCATCAAGGCCATCGACTCGATGACCCCCATCGGCCGTGGTCAGCGTCAGCTGATCATCGGTGACCGCAAGACCGGCAAGACCACCATCGCCCTGGACACGATCATCAACCAGCGGGCGAACTGGGAGTCGGGCGACCCGAAGAAGCAGGTCCGCTGCATCTACGTCGCGATCGGCCAGAAGGCCTCCACCATCGCGTCGGTCAAGGGCACCCTCGAGCAGCACGGCGCGATGGAGTACACCACCATCGTCGCGTCGCCCGCGTCCGACCCGGCCGGCTTCAAGTACCTGGCCCCCTACGCCGGTTCGGCCATCGGCCAGCACTGGATGTACGCCGGCAAGCACGTCCTGATCATCTTCGACGACCTGAGCAAGCAGGCCGAGGCGTACCGCGCCGTGTCGCTGCTGCTGCGTCGCCCGCCGGGCCGTGAGGCGTACCCGGGTGACGTCTTCTACCTGCACTCCCGGTTGCTGGAGCGCTGCGCGAAGCTGTCCGACGAGCTGGGCGGCGGCTCGATGACCGGTCTGCCGATCATCGAGACGAAGGCCGGTGACATCTCGGCGTTCATCCCGACCAACGTCATCTCCATCACCGACGGCCAGATCTTCCTCGAGGAGGGCCTGTTCAACTCGGGTGTCCGGCCGGCGATCAACGTCGGTACCTCGGTCTCCCGAGTCGGTGGCGCCGCGCAGGAGAAGCCGATGCGCAAGGTCGCCGGCCGCCTGCGGCTGGACCTGGCCCAGTTCCGTGAGCTGGAGGCGTTCGCCGCCTTCGCCTCCGACCTGGACAAGGCCTCCCGCGCGCAGCTGGACAAGGGTTCGCGACTGGTCGAGCTGCTCAAGCAGCCCGCCTTCTCGCCGTACCCGGCGGCCGAGCAGACCGTGTCGATCTGGACCGGCACCGAGGGCAAGATCGACGACGTCCCGGTCGGCGAGGTCCGCCGCTTCGAGTCCGAGTTCCTGCAGTACCTGCGGCACTCGCACGCCTCGACGCTGGACACCATCGCCGCCGGCACCTGGGACGACGACGTGGTCGCCGCCCTGGACGACGCGGTCGTCAAGTTCAAGGGCATGTTCCTCGCCACCGATGACAAGGTCGTGGTGCACGACGCCCCGGCCGAGGCTCTCGAGGGTGAGGGCGCGGAGACCGTGACGCGGGTCGTGCCCACCCCGAAGAAGAAGTAA
- a CDS encoding F0F1 ATP synthase subunit delta — protein MQGASRESYAATRAELEQLTDAAALATAAEEILAVAGLLRAEPRLRRAVSDPARTGEQRSQLLVGLVGGQIGATAQNLLGSLVAGRWSSPVDLLDGAERLGVETLVVGADRAGELAEVEDELFRFGQIAGGDSALAAAIGDSTAPVQRRFELVDQLLTGKAKPATVLLAKEAVKGFGGRSFAGALTRLVELAAEQRDRSVAYVTVAQPMSDADEAKLGEALARRYGREVALKVTVDPKVLGGARVLVGSDLYDGTVSRRLSDVRNALAAK, from the coding sequence ATGCAGGGAGCCAGCCGGGAGTCCTACGCGGCCACCCGGGCCGAGCTGGAGCAGCTGACCGACGCGGCGGCGTTGGCGACGGCGGCGGAGGAGATCCTCGCCGTGGCCGGGCTACTGCGGGCCGAGCCGCGCTTGCGGCGGGCCGTCTCCGACCCGGCGCGTACGGGTGAGCAGCGGTCGCAGCTGCTCGTCGGGCTGGTCGGCGGGCAGATCGGGGCGACCGCGCAGAACCTGCTCGGTTCGCTGGTGGCGGGCCGTTGGTCCAGCCCGGTCGACCTGCTCGACGGGGCTGAGCGACTGGGCGTCGAGACGCTCGTCGTCGGCGCCGACCGGGCCGGGGAACTCGCCGAGGTCGAGGACGAACTGTTCCGGTTCGGCCAGATCGCCGGCGGCGACTCCGCGCTGGCGGCTGCGATCGGTGACTCGACCGCTCCGGTGCAGCGCCGGTTCGAGCTGGTCGACCAGTTGCTGACCGGCAAAGCCAAGCCGGCGACCGTGCTGCTGGCGAAGGAGGCGGTCAAGGGCTTCGGTGGACGGTCGTTCGCCGGTGCGCTGACCCGTCTCGTCGAGCTGGCGGCGGAGCAGCGGGACCGTAGCGTCGCGTACGTCACCGTCGCGCAGCCGATGAGCGACGCCGACGAGGCGAAACTCGGCGAGGCGCTGGCCCGGCGGTACGGTCGGGAGGTGGCCCTCAAGGTCACCGTCGACCCGAAGGTCCTGGGCGGGGCGCGCGTCCTGGTCGGTTCCGACCTCTACGACGGCACCGTGTCGCGTCGGCTGAGTGACGTGCGCAACGCGCTGGCGGCCAAGTAG
- the prfA gene encoding peptide chain release factor 1, translated as MSTDRLTELLAEYDQLEKTLADPAIHADQAAARKVGRRFAELTPIHKTAGELAQARADLAAARELAALDADFAAEAEALEARLPELEERLAELLMPRDPNDAKDVILEIKAGEGGEESALFAGDLLRMFLRYAERRGWVTEVLDAQDSDLGGYKDVAVAIKTKGVPDGGHGVWSRLKWEGGVHRVQRVPVTESQGRIHTSAAGVLVTPEAEETEVVIDPSDLRIDVYRSQGAGGQSVNTTDSAVRITHLPTGIVVTCQNERSQLQNKDRAMRMLRAKLAQAAEEEAAAAASDARKAQVRTVDRSERIRTYNFPQNRITDHRIGYTAYNLDLALAGDLDGVLDALTAADRAARLAGETELSRQ; from the coding sequence ATGAGCACCGATCGGCTGACCGAACTGCTGGCCGAGTACGACCAGCTGGAGAAGACGCTCGCGGACCCGGCCATCCACGCCGACCAGGCCGCCGCCCGCAAGGTCGGCCGCCGGTTCGCCGAACTCACCCCGATCCACAAGACCGCGGGTGAGCTGGCGCAGGCTCGCGCCGACCTCGCCGCGGCCAGGGAACTGGCCGCGCTCGACGCCGACTTCGCCGCGGAGGCGGAGGCGCTCGAGGCCCGCCTGCCCGAGCTGGAGGAACGCCTCGCGGAACTGCTCATGCCCCGCGACCCCAACGATGCCAAGGACGTGATCCTGGAGATCAAGGCGGGCGAAGGCGGCGAGGAATCCGCGCTTTTCGCGGGTGACCTGCTCCGGATGTTCCTGCGATACGCCGAAAGGCGCGGTTGGGTCACGGAAGTCCTCGACGCGCAGGACTCCGACCTCGGCGGATACAAGGACGTGGCGGTCGCGATCAAGACCAAGGGCGTACCGGACGGCGGTCACGGCGTGTGGTCGCGGCTGAAGTGGGAGGGCGGCGTACATCGGGTCCAGCGGGTGCCGGTGACCGAGTCGCAGGGCCGCATCCACACCTCGGCGGCGGGCGTACTGGTGACGCCGGAGGCCGAGGAGACCGAGGTCGTCATCGATCCCAGCGACCTGCGGATCGACGTCTACCGGTCGCAGGGCGCGGGCGGGCAGTCGGTCAACACCACCGACTCCGCCGTACGCATCACGCACCTGCCCACCGGGATCGTGGTGACCTGCCAGAACGAGCGGTCGCAGCTGCAGAACAAGGACCGGGCGATGCGCATGCTGCGGGCCAAGCTCGCGCAGGCCGCCGAGGAGGAGGCGGCCGCCGCCGCGTCCGACGCCCGCAAGGCGCAGGTGCGGACGGTCGACCGTTCGGAGCGCATCCGGACCTACAACTTCCCCCAGAACCGGATCACCGACCACCGGATCGGCTATACGGCGTACAACCTCGATCTGGCTCTGGCCGGAGACCTGGACGGCGTGCTCGACGCGCTGACCGCCGCCGACCGGGCCGCCCGCCTCGCGGGTGAGACCGAGCTGTCCCGGCAGTAA
- a CDS encoding RNA ligase, with product MVTLTDLFPAGALQAALDAGHLRTQTHPELPLVIYNYTEKCAYDGAWRETTLICRGLIAHAQTGEILARPYRKFFNHGQTGAPTFALDEAVEVTDKADGSLGIVYPVTGGHAIATRGSFTSDQAVRATALLRKRYPDWSPPAGQTVLFEIIYPENRIVVDYGGMEDLVLLGAVDTISGRSLGPAQVAWPGPRVETFAYATFGAALAAPARPNREGLVVHAFATGERVKIKYEDYLRLHRIVTGLTSRTIWEALVAGSTVAAICEPLPDEFHVWAREVADRLRTEVDAGVEEVERVFREIVAGLPDGYSRKDFALIASRHELRGLLFARLDERDLRPALWQAAKPEAGETPHGRTFDDE from the coding sequence GTGGTCACGCTCACCGACCTCTTCCCGGCGGGCGCGCTCCAGGCTGCGCTCGACGCCGGTCATCTGCGTACGCAGACTCATCCTGAGCTGCCCTTGGTGATCTACAACTACACCGAGAAATGCGCATACGACGGCGCTTGGCGCGAAACCACGCTTATCTGCCGAGGGTTGATCGCGCATGCCCAAACCGGTGAGATCCTCGCGCGGCCCTACCGGAAGTTCTTCAACCACGGCCAGACCGGCGCGCCTACGTTCGCGCTGGACGAGGCGGTGGAGGTGACCGACAAGGCCGACGGCTCGCTGGGGATCGTCTACCCCGTCACGGGCGGCCACGCCATCGCGACGCGCGGGTCGTTCACCTCCGACCAGGCGGTCCGGGCGACCGCGCTGCTGCGTAAGCGGTACCCGGACTGGTCGCCGCCGGCCGGTCAGACGGTTCTCTTCGAGATCATCTACCCGGAGAACCGGATCGTGGTCGACTATGGGGGCATGGAGGATCTCGTCCTGCTCGGCGCGGTCGACACGATCTCCGGCCGGTCGCTCGGTCCGGCGCAGGTCGCCTGGCCCGGCCCGCGCGTCGAGACGTTCGCGTACGCCACCTTCGGCGCGGCGCTGGCCGCCCCGGCCCGGCCGAATCGGGAGGGCCTGGTCGTCCACGCCTTCGCCACCGGTGAGCGCGTGAAGATCAAGTACGAGGACTACCTGCGGCTGCACCGGATCGTGACCGGTCTCACCTCCCGGACGATCTGGGAGGCGCTGGTAGCCGGGTCGACCGTGGCCGCGATCTGCGAGCCGCTGCCCGACGAGTTCCACGTCTGGGCCCGGGAGGTGGCCGACCGGCTGCGTACCGAGGTCGACGCCGGGGTCGAGGAGGTCGAGCGGGTCTTCCGGGAGATCGTGGCCGGCCTGCCCGACGGTTACAGCCGCAAGGACTTCGCGCTCATCGCAAGCCGGCACGAGCTGCGGGGTCTGCTGTTCGCCCGGCTCGACGAGCGGGATCTTCGCCCCGCGCTCTGGCAGGCGGCCAAGCCCGAGGCCGGCGAGACGCCCCATGGACGGACCTTCGATGACGAATGA
- the rpmE gene encoding 50S ribosomal protein L31, producing MKSGIHPEYNVTTVTCSCGNSFTTRSTAKNGQIHAESCNECHPFYTGKQRVLDTAGRVAKFQAKYAKVGKAAK from the coding sequence ATGAAGTCTGGTATCCACCCGGAGTACAACGTGACCACCGTCACGTGCTCCTGCGGCAACTCCTTCACGACCCGCAGCACCGCGAAGAACGGTCAGATCCACGCGGAGTCGTGCAACGAGTGCCACCCGTTCTACACCGGCAAGCAGCGTGTCCTGGACACCGCCGGCCGCGTGGCCAAGTTCCAGGCGAAGTACGCCAAGGTCGGCAAGGCCGCCAAGTAG
- a CDS encoding F0F1 ATP synthase subunit gamma — protein MAGQVRTLRRRIRTTRSMKKITKAMELVATSRIAKAQERVAASLPYARAITHVLTALASNANIDHPLLTPRPVVRRAGVLLVTSDRGLCGGYNANAIKTAEQLIAKLKEEGKEVLLYVVGRKAISYYRFRGREIEASWSGFSEQPRFENAREVGETLIRAFVAGADDTDDDHGADGVRGVDELHVVYTQFKSLMSQTPTATELAPMQVEERTAEEAGVLLPAYEFEPDADALLDALLPKYINTRIYAALLDSAASESASRRRAMKSATDNAEEMIKVLTREMNSARQAAITQEISEIVGGANALAAAGSE, from the coding sequence ATGGCTGGACAGGTACGGACTCTTCGTCGGCGGATCCGCACGACCCGCTCGATGAAGAAGATCACCAAGGCGATGGAGCTGGTCGCGACCAGCCGCATCGCCAAGGCGCAGGAGCGGGTCGCCGCTTCGTTGCCGTACGCCCGGGCGATCACCCATGTCCTGACCGCGCTCGCGAGCAACGCCAACATCGATCACCCGCTGCTCACCCCGCGTCCGGTCGTGCGCCGGGCGGGGGTGCTGCTGGTGACCAGTGACCGGGGTCTGTGCGGTGGCTACAACGCCAACGCGATCAAGACCGCCGAGCAGCTCATCGCGAAGCTCAAGGAAGAGGGCAAGGAAGTCCTCCTCTACGTGGTGGGCCGCAAGGCGATCTCGTACTACCGGTTCCGGGGACGGGAGATCGAGGCGAGCTGGTCGGGCTTCTCCGAGCAGCCGCGCTTCGAGAACGCCCGGGAGGTCGGCGAGACGCTGATCAGGGCGTTCGTGGCGGGCGCGGACGACACCGACGACGACCACGGCGCCGACGGCGTACGCGGAGTCGACGAGTTGCACGTGGTCTACACGCAGTTCAAGTCGCTGATGTCGCAGACGCCGACCGCGACCGAGCTGGCTCCGATGCAGGTCGAGGAGCGCACCGCCGAAGAGGCGGGCGTGCTGCTGCCGGCGTACGAGTTCGAGCCGGACGCGGACGCGTTGCTCGACGCGCTGCTGCCGAAGTACATCAACACGCGGATCTACGCGGCGTTGCTGGACTCGGCGGCCAGTGAGTCGGCCTCGCGGCGGCGGGCGATGAAGAGTGCGACCGACAACGCGGAAGAAATGATCAAGGTGCTGACGCGCGAGATGAACTCGGCGCGGCAGGCCGCGATTACCCAGGAAATCAGTGAGATCGTCGGCGGCGCGAACGCGCTCGCGGCGGCGGGGAGTGAATGA
- the prmC gene encoding peptide chain release factor N(5)-glutamine methyltransferase: MQAGESAQVRSLLREAASRLGAAGVGSPRTDSELLLAHVLECERGRLYLLDVIDTVQAERYRAVVERRAAREPLQHITGSAWFLDLDLQVGPGVFVPRPETETLAQWGIDHIAGLERPTVVDLCSGSGALALAVARARPDAEAYAVEVSPEALEWLGRNAFGTRVRVVPGDVRDPDLLAEVRGQADLVLCNPPYVPAAQRVPVEVRADPPLAVFAGVDGLDLIPVVAELAADLLRDGGRAGIEHDESHPEEVARILGRHFRDVRGLPDLAGRPRFTTGVK, encoded by the coding sequence GTGCAGGCCGGTGAATCTGCGCAGGTCAGGTCCCTTCTTCGGGAGGCGGCCAGCCGGTTGGGCGCAGCCGGGGTGGGCAGCCCGCGAACCGACTCGGAGCTGCTGCTGGCTCATGTCCTGGAGTGCGAGCGCGGCCGGCTCTACCTGCTCGACGTGATCGACACCGTCCAGGCCGAGCGCTATCGGGCCGTCGTCGAGCGCCGGGCGGCCCGGGAACCGCTCCAGCACATCACCGGCAGCGCTTGGTTCCTCGACCTCGATCTTCAGGTGGGACCCGGCGTGTTCGTCCCCCGTCCGGAGACCGAGACGCTCGCCCAGTGGGGGATCGACCACATCGCCGGGCTGGAACGGCCGACCGTCGTCGACCTGTGCAGCGGCAGCGGCGCCTTGGCACTGGCGGTCGCCAGAGCGCGCCCGGACGCCGAGGCGTACGCCGTCGAGGTGTCGCCGGAAGCGCTGGAATGGCTGGGCCGCAACGCTTTCGGGACGCGGGTGCGAGTGGTGCCGGGTGACGTCCGCGATCCCGACCTGCTCGCCGAGGTACGCGGCCAAGCCGATCTGGTCCTCTGCAACCCGCCTTATGTGCCCGCTGCCCAACGCGTACCCGTGGAAGTGCGCGCGGATCCGCCGCTGGCCGTGTTCGCCGGGGTGGACGGCCTGGATCTGATCCCGGTGGTGGCCGAGCTGGCCGCGGATCTGCTCCGCGACGGCGGCCGGGCGGGAATCGAGCACGACGAGTCGCACCCGGAGGAGGTCGCGCGGATCCTCGGGCGGCACTTCCGCGACGTCCGCGGCCTGCCCGACCTGGCGGGCCGCCCACGCTTCACGACCGGCGTGAAATGA
- the atpB gene encoding F0F1 ATP synthase subunit A, translating into MSLQLAPLADSSVPWPPSVEEFFPPGLVGNWVTKFSIMVWIAVAIIIVFFLVTQRNPKIVPTKAQWLGESIYSFVRNGISKEVIGHEGPRFAPYLTTLFVFICFINIFAVIPGFQISPSSHIAFPAVLALISFGLYWYQGIKKHGFGHYVKTSILLPAPWWVQPILLPIELAQILLIRPVTLAVRLFANLFAGHLILLVFTLGGFVLMGTGNIGLAAVGVISWGMSIVMTLFEAGVALLQAYVFVLLTASYVQTSLADEH; encoded by the coding sequence GTGAGCCTTCAGCTTGCGCCACTGGCAGACAGCAGCGTGCCGTGGCCTCCGAGCGTCGAAGAATTCTTCCCGCCGGGACTGGTCGGAAACTGGGTCACCAAGTTCTCGATCATGGTCTGGATCGCAGTCGCGATCATCATCGTCTTCTTCCTGGTCACGCAGCGGAACCCGAAGATCGTTCCGACCAAGGCGCAGTGGCTCGGCGAGTCGATCTACAGCTTTGTGCGTAACGGGATCAGCAAAGAGGTCATCGGGCACGAGGGGCCGCGTTTCGCGCCGTACCTGACGACCCTCTTCGTCTTCATCTGCTTCATCAACATCTTCGCCGTCATCCCCGGCTTCCAGATTTCGCCGAGCTCGCACATCGCCTTCCCGGCGGTCCTCGCGCTGATCAGCTTCGGCCTCTACTGGTACCAGGGCATCAAGAAGCACGGCTTCGGGCACTACGTCAAGACCAGCATCCTGCTCCCGGCGCCGTGGTGGGTGCAGCCGATCCTGCTGCCGATCGAACTCGCGCAGATCCTGCTCATCCGCCCGGTCACGCTGGCCGTCCGACTCTTCGCCAACCTCTTCGCCGGCCACCTGATCCTGCTGGTCTTCACGCTCGGCGGGTTCGTGCTGATGGGCACCGGCAACATCGGTCTGGCCGCCGTCGGCGTGATCTCGTGGGGCATGTCGATCGTCATGACGCTCTTCGAGGCAGGTGTGGCGCTGCTGCAGGCGTACGTCTTCGTCCTGCTGACCGCCAGCTACGTGCAGACCTCGCTCGCGGACGAGCACTGA
- the atpE gene encoding ATP synthase F0 subunit C has product MALAEITGDISSIGYGLAAIGPGIGVGIVFAAYIQATARQPESAGLTRPYLFMGFALSEALALFGLVLAFVFSNPAA; this is encoded by the coding sequence ATGGCTCTTGCCGAGATCACCGGCGACATCAGCTCGATCGGCTACGGCCTCGCCGCGATCGGCCCCGGCATCGGTGTGGGTATCGTCTTCGCCGCCTACATCCAGGCGACGGCGCGCCAGCCGGAGTCGGCCGGTCTGACCCGTCCGTACCTCTTCATGGGCTTCGCGCTCTCCGAGGCGCTGGCGCTGTTCGGCCTGGTCCTCGCCTTCGTCTTCTCCAACCCGGCCGCCTGA
- a CDS encoding L-threonylcarbamoyladenylate synthase, whose amino-acid sequence MHLVRLYDCRNVAERDLGIEAAVSAVKSGDLVVLPTDTVYGVGADAFKSWSVTALLNAKGRGRHMPPPVLVGSRNTLDGLVARMPSRARDLVEAFWPGALTIVVEQAASLQWDLGETNGTVAVRMPLHPVALEILRETGPMAVSSANLTGEPTANTADEAREQLGYKVSVYLEAGPCPAPVPSTIVDLTQERPVVLRQGAIEFDQLRSVVPDIQPAAA is encoded by the coding sequence TTGCACCTCGTGAGGCTCTATGACTGCCGTAACGTCGCCGAGCGCGACCTGGGGATCGAGGCCGCCGTCTCGGCCGTGAAGAGCGGCGACCTCGTCGTCCTGCCCACCGACACGGTCTACGGTGTCGGCGCGGACGCGTTCAAGTCGTGGTCGGTGACGGCGCTGCTGAACGCCAAGGGGCGCGGCCGGCACATGCCGCCGCCGGTCCTCGTCGGCTCCCGTAACACCCTGGACGGGCTGGTCGCCCGGATGCCGTCCCGGGCCCGCGACCTGGTCGAGGCCTTCTGGCCCGGCGCGCTCACGATCGTCGTCGAGCAGGCGGCCAGCCTGCAATGGGATCTCGGCGAGACGAACGGGACGGTGGCGGTCCGGATGCCGCTGCACCCGGTGGCGCTGGAAATCCTGCGGGAGACCGGGCCGATGGCGGTGTCCTCGGCCAACCTGACCGGCGAGCCGACCGCGAACACCGCGGACGAGGCGCGTGAGCAGCTCGGCTACAAGGTGAGCGTCTACCTGGAGGCCGGGCCCTGCCCGGCTCCGGTGCCGTCGACGATCGTCGACCTCACCCAGGAGCGCCCGGTCGTGCTGCGCCAGGGCGCGATCGAGTTCGACCAGCTGCGTTCGGTCGTGCCCGACATCCAGCCGGCGGCGGCGTGA
- a CDS encoding AtpZ/AtpI family protein: protein MAGDQSPQKRPTPQAGANAGWTAVGYLIAGIGVWGGIGWLVDKWLDVPMHFGTLIGMLVGMAGAVYLIVKNMGT from the coding sequence ATGGCCGGTGACCAGTCCCCTCAGAAGCGCCCCACTCCTCAAGCGGGTGCTAATGCAGGCTGGACTGCCGTCGGTTACCTGATCGCCGGGATCGGCGTTTGGGGCGGCATCGGGTGGCTTGTCGACAAATGGCTGGACGTGCCCATGCACTTCGGCACCCTGATCGGCATGTTGGTCGGCATGGCCGGGGCGGTCTACCTGATCGTCAAGAACATGGGCACGTGA
- a CDS encoding F0F1 ATP synthase subunit B yields MFLAEGDHTPSPVLPIWQELVVGTIAFGVLCFVLMKYVFPQMEKTFKARVDAIEGGIERAERAQAEANALLEQYKTQLAEARTEAARIRDEARADAEGIRADIQAQAQQERDRIIATGREALAAERQSIINELRGEIGTLAVDLAGKIVGESLEDEARRKGTVDRFLSDLAGAR; encoded by the coding sequence ATGTTTCTTGCTGAGGGTGACCACACGCCGAGCCCCGTTCTGCCGATCTGGCAGGAACTGGTCGTCGGCACCATCGCCTTCGGCGTGCTCTGCTTCGTGCTGATGAAGTATGTCTTCCCGCAGATGGAGAAGACCTTCAAGGCACGAGTCGACGCGATCGAGGGCGGCATCGAGCGGGCCGAGCGGGCCCAGGCCGAGGCCAACGCGCTGCTGGAGCAGTACAAGACCCAGCTCGCCGAGGCGCGGACCGAGGCTGCTCGCATCCGCGACGAGGCGCGCGCGGACGCCGAGGGCATCCGTGCCGACATCCAGGCACAGGCCCAGCAGGAGCGCGACCGGATCATCGCGACCGGCCGGGAAGCCCTGGCCGCGGAGCGGCAGTCCATCATCAACGAGCTGCGGGGCGAGATCGGCACCCTGGCGGTCGACCTGGCCGGCAAGATCGTCGGTGAGTCGCTGGAGGACGAGGCCCGCCGTAAGGGCACCGTCGACCGGTTCCTCTCGGATCTGGCGGGGGCGCGCTGA
- a CDS encoding nucleotidyltransferase domain-containing protein: MTNDPAPTPPTEPTGGTGPLPAGSTVLLEGVVGSTAYGLAGPHSDVDRLGVFAAPTESFHGLRPPRESIVENEPDRTLHEAGKYCRLALSGNPTAIELLWLPDELYEVRTPLGDELIGLRSAFLSAPRVRDAFLGYAAQQLSRLGSKRRSGNWIDRRAAKHARHMLRLIDQGLALYETGVLPIRLADPERYLDFGTHVDADPGLAGPVLEDARERFAAARTVLPEQPDEAAVEHWLLRVRAHHLNGD, translated from the coding sequence ATGACGAATGACCCTGCTCCGACCCCTCCGACCGAACCGACGGGCGGCACCGGGCCGCTTCCAGCCGGCAGCACCGTACTGCTGGAGGGCGTCGTCGGGTCGACGGCGTACGGCCTGGCCGGTCCGCACTCTGATGTGGACCGGCTGGGCGTCTTCGCCGCCCCGACCGAGTCCTTCCACGGACTGCGCCCGCCCCGCGAGTCCATCGTGGAAAACGAGCCGGACCGGACGCTGCACGAAGCCGGGAAGTACTGCCGCCTCGCGCTGTCCGGCAATCCCACCGCCATCGAACTGCTGTGGCTGCCTGATGAGCTCTACGAGGTGCGTACGCCGCTGGGCGACGAACTGATCGGCCTCCGGTCGGCGTTCCTCTCGGCGCCCCGAGTGCGCGACGCCTTCCTCGGGTACGCCGCCCAGCAGTTGTCCCGGCTCGGCAGCAAACGCCGCAGCGGGAACTGGATCGACCGGCGGGCCGCCAAGCACGCCCGGCACATGCTGCGCCTGATCGACCAGGGGCTGGCCCTCTACGAGACCGGGGTGCTGCCGATCCGGCTCGCCGACCCCGAGCGATACCTCGACTTCGGCACCCATGTGGACGCCGACCCCGGCCTCGCCGGGCCGGTGCTCGAAGACGCCCGGGAGCGGTTCGCCGCCGCGCGTACCGTACTGCCGGAGCAGCCGGACGAGGCCGCGGTCGAACACTGGCTGCTACGCGTACGCGCGCACCACTTGAACGGAGACTGA